A window of the Actinomycetes bacterium genome harbors these coding sequences:
- a CDS encoding nuclear transport factor 2 family protein, which yields MSAVTDVQHQSIPETAPVEHHRSALAWWLAGGLAVALIAVIGLGAWAYADHRGSSEQQAAMTAVTAFMDARNAHDPAAVAAATTSDIVFSGIVAGTMSEGPFAGTQFTKWFTDQMGPTFHIDAVSPGVMSGTDEIAVPTHITASDAGVDLTGIAVYRVTEVNGAMKVSEIVWLPKS from the coding sequence GTGAGTGCAGTGACTGATGTTCAGCACCAATCGATTCCTGAGACGGCACCGGTCGAGCACCACAGGTCGGCGCTGGCCTGGTGGCTGGCAGGCGGACTTGCGGTCGCGTTGATCGCGGTCATCGGGTTGGGTGCGTGGGCGTATGCCGATCATCGCGGGAGCAGTGAGCAGCAGGCGGCGATGACTGCCGTCACGGCGTTCATGGATGCCCGCAACGCCCACGACCCCGCAGCCGTGGCGGCGGCCACGACGAGCGACATCGTCTTCTCCGGCATCGTTGCTGGCACGATGTCGGAGGGCCCGTTTGCGGGCACGCAGTTCACCAAGTGGTTCACCGATCAGATGGGGCCGACGTTCCACATCGACGCGGTCAGCCCCGGGGTGATGTCGGGAACCGATGAGATTGCGGTCCCGACCCACATCACCGCGAGTGATGCGGGGGTCGATCTGACGGGCATCGCGGTCTACCGGGTGACTGAGGTCAACGGAGCCATGAAGGTCTCCGAGATTGTGTGGCTTCCGAAGTCGTGA